Within Portunus trituberculatus isolate SZX2019 chromosome 3, ASM1759143v1, whole genome shotgun sequence, the genomic segment atatgtaacatccatttttccatatttattcagacctatcttatttctctcatttattcattttacttattcatttcatttcatttcatctattgattttatttatttaattcttcatctatatttttctattttcatctttatcttttatctccatattctattcacctcacctctcctctctctctctctctctctctctctctctctctctctctctctatctatctatctatctatctatctatccatctatccatctatctatctaatgtacccttctctctctctatctgcgtctctctctctctcctgcacagTTCTGGGAGGTGATCAGTGACGAACATGGCATTGACCCCGTTGGCCAGTTCGTTCCGGGGGACACAAACAGTCTAATGCAGCTGGAGAGGATCAATGTCTACTACAACGAGGCCTCAGGTACGTATACAGGACTGGGTTGGCGGGGCTAGAGGAGCTGGAAGAGCGGGGTTGGAGGATAAACAAATGGTATACAGGATAGGCCACatgaagaacactaaataaaggGGTTTTCTAATGGAGACAGTGAAAGGTGTATTGAAGATGTGAACAAAAAGGTAAATTAACTTAATGGGTATTCTAAGGGGATTATCAAGTAAGAGGGGACTTAATGCGTTGGTGATTTAATGAGGAATATTAAAATAGATgggttttttttaatggttaagattttctcattgttttgtcttgttttggcgGGATTAAAGGGTTGAgagaagtgttgttgttgttgttgttgttgttgttgttgttgttgtgttgtgagttAGAAAGAATattgagtttgttttgtttttcttgattgtgtttttttttttgttattttctttatcgagtgttgttgttgttgttgttgttgttgttgttttttgttttgttgttgtgatgaGTTGTTGtttcatgttgtttttttttgttgttgttgttgttgttgttgttgttgttgtcttgtcttttttctgtaGTGGGAAGCTAgagtgttattttttattgcacttttgttgtttgtctatttttcttgtgcttctctttcttctccctttctctttccatctaccctcttctttttcataatctatttccctttccatctctcctctcttgtttactctctctctctctctctctctctctctctctctctctctctctctctctctctctctctctctctctctctctccccacttttGTAATCTCtaccttccttcatctatttttctttccatctccctaattctttatctctgtctatgtctttctaattttcctttccgtctttcctcttttctactatttctctgtctttcctagcctatttccctttccatctcttcccttcattaccatctctttgtcttctttatttattttttcatctcctccataCCTTTACTATTTCTGTCTATTTCCATATTTCCCATTACTATTTCTACCCTTCCatcatctcctttccctcttcttctccctcattgtctttttccacctcctcctcacctcttctatctctatctgtgtcttccttcttcttcgttccAGGCGGGCGGTACGTACCAAGGGCCGTGCTGGTGGATCTGGAGCCCGGGACCATGGAGGCTGTGCGCTCAGGGCCCATAGGACGAATATTTAGGCCTGACAATTTTGTGTTTGGCCAGAGTGgtgcaggtaagagagagagagagagagagagagagagagagagagagagagagagagagagagagagagagatttgtaccGTTTTACCCCACGACACTGCCAAAAATCTCCACTTTTAACGAGAAAATAGCGCATCATAAATTTCATCATAGtttacccttaaaaaaaaaatccactttcTTCTCAAACTTCAACGGAACTTAAAAAACCAAGTTAAACAACCTTAATAAAACACAATTATTgatccatttatccattttccacaagacaaactaaaaaatatatgaacaaaTAACCACATTATGACTATTACTACCCTTTTTAAAGACATCCATGGTTAAATAAAGCCTCCGTTTTCTATCACAGGGAACAACTGGGCGAAGGGGCACTATACTGAAGGCGCTGAGTTGGTGGACGCTGTTATGGACGTGATGAGGAAGGAGGCGGAGAATTGTGACTGCCTCCAGGGGTTCCAGTTGACCCATTCCCTCGGGGGCGGCACGGGGTCAGGGATGGGAACGCTCCTTATCTCCAAAATACGAGAGGAATACCCAGACAGAATTATGAACTCGTTTTCTGTTATTCCCAGccccaaggtgagagagagagagagagagagagagagagagagagagagagagatggttgatATATTTATTGCTTCACTAACAAGGAAAtataacaaaggagagagagagagagagagagagagagagagagagagagagagagagagagagagacatttattGCTTCACTAAACAGGAAatataacaaagagagagagagagagagagagagagagagagagagagagagagagagagagagagagagattgcttcaCTAAACAGGAAatataacaaagagagagagagagagagagagagagagagagagagagagagagagagagagagagattaaaatagtgaagactggccatttaaCTTCtaacctccgtagacccttcctaatgtcaataaaatcgtctagtcgcACCCAaacactcatggtaaaaatgcgtcccagtactgaagagtttaaaGACATGTTTCTCTTCCCCCCAGGTGTCTGATACTGTGGTGGAGCCTTACAACGCCACACTGTCCGTCCATCAGCTGGTAGAGAACACTGATGACACCTTCTGCATTGACAACGAGGCTCTCTATGACATCTGCTTCAGAACTCTCAAGCTTTCTTCGCCATCTTACGGGGATCTCAACCATCTCGTGTCtgtgagtggtagtagtagtagtggtggtggtagttgttgttgttgttgttgtagtggtagtggtggtagtagtagttgtagtagtagtagtagtagttgttgttattgttgttgttgttcttgatgttgcagtagtagtagcagtagtggtgtaggtggtagtagcagtggtggtagtggtagtagaagtagaaatggtagtaataatgtcagaagtagtagtagtagtagtagtagtagtagtagatgaaaaaattgtctttcttttttgtttttctcaattcttattcttctttcgcttccttcttgttgttttgtacttgtcctttctctttttttttttctttctttctcctcttcttcgtttcgTTCaacttactctttcttttcttcttcgtcttattgctattcttccttctcgtttcattccttttactctttttcttcttctcgtcttcctattcttctttcttctcctctttttgttcttcttactctttctcctcttcttcgtcatcttgttattcttcctccttccttctcctcgttttaTTCTTCTCGCTCTTTCCTTACACCATTTTCATCTCATATTTATCCCTCCTTTATAAATCACCCTTCTATCTACATTCCATCACCCTcccttcaaccaccaccaccctcaccaccactaccactcccgCAGGTCACCATGTCCGGAGTCACCACATGCTTGAGGTTCCCGGGACAACTGAATGCTGACCTGCGCAAACTGGCAGTGAACATGGTGCCTTTCCCTCGTCTACACTTCTTCATGCCTGGCTTCGCTCCGCTTACTTCCAgagggtacgtgtgtgtgtgtgtgtgtgtgtgtgtgtgtgtgtgtgtgtgtgtgtgtgtgtgtgaataggagagcagaaagagtaagagcgaagaagaggagaaagaatagtgGACAGAAAGGAaccaggaaaagaataagaagagaaaatgtttcctttattttattttatttttatttgattgattgatttttgtgtgtgtgtgagtgtgaataGGAGAGAACAGggagtaagaataataaaatgaggaaaaggtgcaagaataaacgagagagtaagaacaaaacaaagaaaagaaagaataacaatagaaagaaaagtgtacgtttttctcttcattttttttttttttcgttttctcacaCTAGTACTGATCAAGACTACATTTTAACCTCTTCTTCTATgtttatccacatttattttactcttacACTGACATTCACACTATTTCAACCTCTTGTCTATATTTATCCACATTTTATCACACTCCTACCAACAAACACTCaatcttaatctcttcaataccctCTCTCgttttccaacacacacacacacacacacacacagctgaccaACCACTTTTCCCGCCAGCTCACAAGACTATCGCGCCCT encodes:
- the LOC123508623 gene encoding tubulin beta chain-like; translated protein: MREIVHLQAGQCGNQIGSKFWEVISDEHGIDPVGQFVPGDTNSLMQLERINVYYNEASGGRYVPRAVLVDLEPGTMEAVRSGPIGRIFRPDNFVFGQSGAGNNWAKGHYTEGAELVDAVMDVMRKEAENCDCLQGFQLTHSLGGGTGSGMGTLLISKIREEYPDRIMNSFSVIPSPKVSDTVVEPYNATLSVHQLVENTDDTFCIDNEALYDICFRTLKLSSPSYGDLNHLVSVTMSGVTTCLRFPGQLNADLRKLAVNMVPFPRLHFFMPGFAPLTSRGSQDYRALTVPELTQQMFDSKNMMTACDPRHGRYLTVAAIFRGKMSMKEVDEQMLSVQNKNSGYFVEWIPNNVKVAVCDIPPKGLKMSATFIGNSTSIQEIFKRISEQFTAMFRRKAFLHWYTGEGMDEMEFTEAESNMNDLVSEYQQYQEASADDDDYVDEEGLGPEEEAAMEEQPQ